The Primulina eburnea isolate SZY01 unplaced genomic scaffold, ASM2296580v1 ctg1224_ERROPOS3294427, whole genome shotgun sequence sequence AAGCACTCTATAGGATGTCGATGGGTATACAAGATAAAATATGCATCAAATGGCTCCGTGGACCGACACAAGGCCCGCCTTGTTGCCAAAGGTTACACCCAACAGGAGGGAGTTGATTTTTTTGATACATTTTCACCAGTGGCCAAGTTAACAACTGTCAAAGTCCTCCTCGCACTTGCTGCTAGCCAACATTGGAATCTTGCCCAACTAGATGTCAATAATGCATTTCTTCATGGCGACCTCTTGGAAGAGGTGTACATGGATGTGCCTCTTGGATATGCTAAACGAGTTCCCCAAGGCACCGAGATCCCCAAACTTGTTTGTAAGCTGCGTAAGTCAATCTATGGTTTACGTCAAGCCTCTAGACAGTGGTACTCTAAATTCTCTCAAGCTTTACTACAACATGGATTCTCCCAATCTCATTCGGACAACACGTTGTTTACAAAGGGGTCAGGAGCTTCCTTTGTCGCTTTACTTGTGTACGTAGATGATATCATAATTGCTGGACCATCGCAGCATGTCATACAATCTTTAAAGTCTTTCCTTCAAAGCCACTTCAAGCTCAAAGACTTAGGATCGCTCAAGTATTTTCTTGGTCTGGAAATTGCCCGCACACAGCAAGGAATTTGCCTCTCCCAGCGTCATTACACCCTGCAACTTCTTGAGGATGCTGGCTTCTTGGCTAGCAAACCACTTCATACACCAATGGAACCTCGCTCGAACCTTAACATTAGTGATGGTCAGCCTCTTGAAGACATCTCGCAGTATCGTCGTCTCATTGGAAGACTACTATATCTAACATTATCACGGTCTGACATTGTGTTTGCAGTACACAAACTCAGTCAATTTGTCTCCAAGCCTCGTACACCACATTTACAAGCTGTTCAGCATCTCTTACAGTATCTCAAAGCAGCTCCTGGTCAAGGCATTTTCTTTCCAGCATCATCATCTCTTCAATTACGAGCATTTTCCGACGCTGATTGGGCTTCATGTGTTGACACAAGAAAATCAGTAACCGGCTATTGCGTTTTTCTCGGTGATGCGCTAGTTTCTTGGAAAGCTAAAAAGAAAGCCACCATTTCACGTTCCTCAACCGAAGCAGAGTACCGGGCTTTAGCCAGTACAACCAGTGAAGTTATTTGGCTCAAACAACTTCTACATGACTTCGGCATGACAACTACTGCCCCAACAacaatattttgtgacaatcaGTCCGCTATACACATTGCTCATAATCCTATCTTTCACGAGCGTACAAAACATATAGAAGTCGATTGCcattttattagaaacaaaatatctGAAGGTTCAATCAAATTGCTCCATGTGCGGTCACACCTCCAGCTTGCGGATATGTTCACCAAGCCATTATCCTCCACCATGTTATCTAATCTACTCTCCAAGATGTCCGTAAAGAATATATACACTCCATCTTGACGGGGGGTATTAGACACTTAAATCAGTTAGGAAGTTAGAAGTAGTTAGAATATAGTTGAATAGCTAATTGTATATAAGAAAATCAGATACATTTTACTTAGCGCAAGTTGTAATTCATAAGTGTTTTCACGGTTCAATGGAAAAAGGCTTCAGGCCTGAGTTCTCAATCTTCTTCCGCAATAAGTGCACCTCATAAAAATACATGTACTCAATCTAAAAATTGATTTGAATATGTGaagtcaataaaaataaatacactccatataatcaaattaaaattaaatagttTGGATCAATGTGAGTTAGTAGTATCTTTATACATAAAACGaggtaataaaaaaaaacacacaagtTGCGGCGCCACCTACCCCACATAAACCATTTGATTCCCAACACAGCCCGCCACATATTTCCTTCTCCACCGCTCGTTTCCTTCTTGCTTTTTCCGCTTTCTACCATTATCTGCCTCAAAAATCCACCAAGATTTGCCATTTTTTCGTTGAGAACCCTAAATTCAGTTCGTTCGCGTCTCTCTTTCCTCGGGTTGATGGCGTGTCCGCTGGAGGAAAACCCCTCGAATTGGGTGTTTGATTACTCCTTACTGGAAGATATTCCAGTCCCCGGTGGCGGTCTGCCTTCTTTTGACTCAAATTTCCAGTGGGCCCAATCACTTGATGTCGTGCCCCCTCCAACATCTCTCAGGCAAGTCTCTAGTTTTTATTCACTGTGATGTTGAATTTTGTTTTCAAGGCCAGGTATATTTATTCATAGGTTGATGAAATGCTGCTACTTATTTCCTGTTCTATAATCTGATCTCCTGGTACAGCTTCTGCATTGCGGGACGCAATTAGTTAATGTATATGGTTTATATAGTCTCACTATATAAGGATGATGAATTAGTCTTTTGAGTTTGTGTTCTACTGTTAGCGTATTTCCTGACCATGTCATGCAGTATGAAAGCATCAGACGAGATATCCTGTGATCATATCGTAGATTAGATTAAAGGGCGGGGAATAAACCGGTATTGTGGGAATCTCTCTTCTGCCAAGTATATTAGTTTTGAATTCGATCCCAGGGTTCTGCTGATCTTTGAAAAGTCCTACGAGGAGCATCGCATTGAATTTGTATTCTGGCCATATTTGTGGACTAATTTCGCATGGTTCCCTTTTGAAATATTGTTAATGAAGGTTCTATTGAATGGAAGCCCGTGGCTTATGAGTTATGAAGTAAAACAAAATCTTTATTTTTGGAACGAtgttattttatcattttgtttgttgttgattgCTCGGTATAACATGATTGCAGATATCATTACTTTAACATTTTCTAAGAAAACTTACCCGCTTGTTTCAGTGTGGAATTTGACTTTGGCTTCGGAAATCTGGATGGCACAAAGGAGCCAAGCTCTAGAAAGAGGTGCACATAGCATACTTGAATTTTTTTGTTTAATGCTTGAACTCATGTTTCAATGTCTGCATTCCTCGAGCGCAATCCATTGGAAAGTTTATTTTTTGTCTATTGGCATTTGATTCTCACAGCAATTAATGAAATTTTACTGTCTGATGATAACTTATTCTCGCTCACATCTTCAATGATTTGTTGTGTTCCTCTCCGTAAAAATGCAATCGATTTTCATATAGGATGAAGTTGGGAGCATGTGTTGCACCTGATTCCAAAGCCTACAAGGAGAAAATCCGACGAGATAAGCTGAATGACAGGCAAGCTCTTTTTTTGTCACATCTATATGTGCGTTCTTGGATACAAACACACTTTAATATTGGATTTTGTTTAATCTCAAGATTCCAAGAATTATGTTCCATCATAGAACCTGGGAAGCCACCTAAACCAGATAAAGGTGTTATATTGAATGATGCTGTTAACATGGTTATTCAACTGaggaaagaagcccggaggctACAAGAATCATGCAATAAATTACAGGAAAATGTTAAAGAAATCAAGGTGCATGCTGGACTTTCATATTTTATCTCCCTGGTACTGTAATTTTGTTTATGCTATGGCTGATGGTATGTAATTCTAACTTGTAGgtggagaaaaatgaaataagaGAAGAGAAAACGAAGCTTAAAGCAGAGAAAGAGAAACTTGAGCAGCAACTGAAAGCATTGAACCATCCACCTGGCTTTCTACCTCATCTCCCTCCTATTCCTCCCCCACAGGTTATCGGTAGCAAATTGGTGCCGTTTCTTGGATACCATGGGATTCCCACGTGGCAGCTTATGCCACCCACTGCTTTCGATACTTCAGAGGATCATTCTCTCCGCCCCCCAGTTGCGTGACAGACTAAACATTTCATCTGCCTTCTTTTAGTTTTCGAGGCTGGTAGAGAAGAAAAGATTTTCTTTGAGAAAACTTCGACTTGTGCAGCTGCTGGAGTGACCTCCATTGATGATATAGTAAGATTATTCTTCGTTTACTAACTATATAGGCGTCCACTCTATTAAGTTTTTGAAACGAGGAAATTTTACCCATGATGGGTTATATAATTTGATGTTGCTATAGAGTCGAGTCAttgtaatattttaaattgcacgaaaatcaaaattttgctGCTTGGTTTTTAGGTTAGCAAAGACAACTAGTAATCAGCCCTGAAAAAGTATAAAAGTGCAATGTGGCGCAATCTTCGTTggataatttatttatattgcTTTTCTGGCATGAAGTAAATTATACACCAAGGACCATTCTTTTGTACAGGTATTAGGTGTTGAaaatacagataaagatgctgAGATACGGCAACTTTAACACCCCGCATTTATggccataaaataaaatattcaggCTACAACTTTAAAGAGTAGGCTTCTCTGTCAGGACATTAAGTCTATTTCCCAAACTTATTAGCAAATTTTCTGGTGAAAGTTTATTTTCCAAAGTATGAATTCGACAAGCAAAGCCATCCTTAGAAGTTGAAAAGAGAGTTTATTTACTTTTTTCTAAGGTAAGGTTGCACAAAAGTTGATGTGAGATACTTGCACGGATCaattttttgataaatatattttatttgagtcatctatgaaagcgtattatttttatcacaaaatattattttttattgtaaatatgaatatAGTTGACTGTCTCACGAATAAAAATCCGCGAAAAAGTTAATGTATCGTTTATAAAATTATTGACGAGAAAATAGTTGTGACAAGAGGATTTTCATGCCAAGTTTAAAATTTGGATAGAAACAATAAGTAGTATTAGTATGAACTAATTTTGAAATTAGTAATGAATAATAAGTTTACGCATTTTTTATTTCTTAAGAAGCAGAAACAAGATCCCCATGCGTTGGAATTTGGATTGAGGTATTCGAATTATTGATTTTAAATctatttgatttatttagattattCAAAATtggataaaatttaatttagaatACATGATGATAGGGGTCGAATATTTGAAATCATTTTAAAGCAAACGTAATTTATTCATTTTGTCGGGGAAAGTGTATATTGACTAGACTTTAGGGTTCAATTCCGACGGATAGCTCAAATCGTGCCTTCGAAAAATAGGGAATATTTCACCGTGGGATACTGTCTCATGAAAAGATCAAAGATTTAATTTTAACCACACATAGTCCAccaattttattaaaatcaacGGTCCAGATCTTGTGGAGACACTGCCTCCACAAGTAGCATCGACACTACCGAAAAATAGATACTATATATTAGtcgatatatataatataatgtagtaaaaaaatatatagataTCGAAACTGAAAATGGGTCAATATACAGACCCGAGCTCTATTAATCATATTTGATtatcaaaatcaaatcatttatcCTAATAAATAACATTCAATGCTCTTTATTATATAACCTAATAAAATCTATTGAAAATCAGGTAGACACGTGCTTACAAGTTCGATTATTCCACAATGTACCCTtggaaataataataaaattgttaaaattaatcattaaaatttataaaaataccaTATTATAAAGTTTTTGGTTTTAAAAGcatctttaatttattttgcaCAAAAGCATCGACTGTGTATATTCTAAAACTTTTAGGCTAATGGATCTCAAAAACCTTCCATGAATCATTTGAAGTTATTTCTTCAAggatatatttaatatataaactCTATTTACCAATTTAATTACTTATATTTAATTCTCCCATcaaatggatttttaaatattttcatattccTTTCTTTCTAATTATATAaactttgacaaaaacttgtgtgagacagtttcacggaTCCTATTTTGTgtgacggatatcttatttggataatctattaaaaagtattattatttttaaatatcgatagagttgacatgtctcacaaataaagactcgtgagactgtctcataagAAATCTactcataaatttttatttatgttttagtTAATTATCTCAGATATATATTTTACTTTTACATTTAAtatcacttttttttttactattataCCAATTAACTAAATTTTGGAAAATAGtgcaatattattttgaataaactAAATAAAGATAAAATCTATATATTTGGAcgatgaattaattaaaaactcaAATCAATTTCTCCTCTCCCCAAAAATATTAATTGCCTCTTCCTTTCCTATAAATTCACACCACCTCCAGACACTCCCGAAATTCTAAGAATTACAGCCTCGCCACCACTAACAATGGCTTCCCTCCTAAATGCTTCACTTCTTCTTCAGCTTTCCGTGCTGCTGCTTATCTCCACAGTCTTGGCTGCTGCAGACTCCAGCGCACAGTCACACTTCCCGCCGGCTGCCCCTCCGCAGCTTTCTCCCTACCATCACCCTACTGTCCCTACACCTACTCCAAGCCCCTCACCTGCAGTCCAACCTCCCACTCAGCCGACCGTTAAATCTCCGCCGCATCCACCAAACACCCTACCAGCGAAACCACCGAGCTACCCTTCTCCAACAGCAAGAAATTTCGTGGCTGTTCAAGGTGTTGTGTACTGCAAGCCATGCAAGTACGTTGGAGTCGATACTTTAATGGGCGCAGCCCCTCTTGCGGGTAATTATTTGTCTTCACAAAATAAACTCTTTTTCAATCAtgcattttcattttctttatgtTCTCATTACTGCAAAAAAAATTGTTGTGTTTTACTCATTTACAGGAGCGGTGGTGAAGCTGCAATGCAACAACACAAAGTACCACTTGGAGGAGCAAGCAAAAACAGACAAAAAtggcttcttcttcttcatgcCACACAAGGTAACGACATATGGTTCCCACAAATGCAAGGTGTTCCTAGTCTCTTCTGCCCTCTCCGTATGTCAAGTCCCCACTGACCTCAACAGCGGAGCCACCGGCGCTAATTTAAAGCCCACTAAACTACCAATCACCACCCCAGACAAGAAGCTGCCCTTTAAACTCTTCACTGTTGGACCCTTCGCCTTCGAGCCCCTTAAGAAACTGCCGTGCAAATGATAATTTGAAGCATATATTCTCTGTTTTCTTTGACTGCATTTATATTTGTCTTATGCCCATGATGCTACTTTTTTCTGTATTAAGCGATGAAAATGCGCTCTCTGTTGCAGCTTTAATTTGTTTTTGATCCAGT is a genomic window containing:
- the LOC140820571 gene encoding non-classical arabinogalactan protein 30-like; amino-acid sequence: MASLLNASLLLQLSVLLLISTVLAAADSSAQSHFPPAAPPQLSPYHHPTVPTPTPSPSPAVQPPTQPTVKSPPHPPNTLPAKPPSYPSPTARNFVAVQGVVYCKPCKYVGVDTLMGAAPLAGAVVKLQCNNTKYHLEEQAKTDKNGFFFFMPHKVTTYGSHKCKVFLVSSALSVCQVPTDLNSGATGANLKPTKLPITTPDKKLPFKLFTVGPFAFEPLKKLPCK
- the LOC140820572 gene encoding transcription factor bHLH115-like, which gives rise to MACPLEENPSNWVFDYSLLEDIPVPGGGLPSFDSNFQWAQSLDVVPPPTSLSVEFDFGFGNLDGTKEPSSRKRMKLGACVAPDSKAYKEKIRRDKLNDRFQELCSIIEPGKPPKPDKGVILNDAVNMVIQLRKEARRLQESCNKLQENVKEIKVEKNEIREEKTKLKAEKEKLEQQLKALNHPPGFLPHLPPIPPPQVIGSKLVPFLGYHGIPTWQLMPPTAFDTSEDHSLRPPVA